In a genomic window of Prochlorococcus marinus subsp. marinus str. CCMP1375:
- a CDS encoding M16 family metallopeptidase, producing MDSPKILLDPYRSIGILSTKLWIRGGSRADPINKKGIHNLLAALLTRGCGPYNSCDISDLIEGCGAELQCESYEDGIMISLKCTEHKSPELLPLISLMVTEPLLKEDQFLLEKKLTIQLLSRQKESLFYITFNNWKKIAYPNHVYKYDSIGTINNLEDISLNDICTLSKTLISRKKTIVISGSIPENVENYFQTLRTNKSFSNSNKETLTIDKTINRSKNRFNNESVILNYQNTNQVVIMFGNVTIPHSHVDDLALRIISCHLGSGMSSLLFKKLREKNGLTYDIGVYHPIKELEVPFLIHASSTVDKSMLTLKLINQCWEDIQTKCISKEELNLAKAKFIGNLAHNSQSISQRAERMAYLLGINMKEDHDIQVKEKINSITEKEILRVASIYFKDPLISLSGPKDTLNNISQHLGI from the coding sequence ATGGATTCACCTAAAATTTTACTAGATCCTTATAGATCAATTGGAATATTATCAACAAAGTTGTGGATAAGAGGAGGAAGTAGAGCTGATCCAATTAACAAAAAAGGTATTCATAATTTATTGGCTGCTTTATTGACTAGAGGTTGTGGTCCATATAACAGTTGTGATATTTCTGATCTTATTGAAGGATGTGGAGCAGAACTTCAATGTGAAAGCTATGAAGATGGGATAATGATTTCACTAAAATGTACTGAACATAAATCTCCTGAACTTCTACCACTAATAAGTCTTATGGTTACAGAACCTTTACTAAAAGAAGATCAGTTTCTTCTTGAAAAAAAATTAACTATTCAATTGCTTAGCAGACAAAAGGAGAGCCTTTTCTATATAACATTTAACAATTGGAAAAAGATAGCTTATCCTAATCATGTTTATAAGTATGATTCAATAGGGACTATAAATAATCTAGAGGATATAAGTCTTAATGACATTTGCACACTTTCTAAAACGTTAATTTCCAGGAAGAAAACAATTGTAATCTCAGGTTCGATACCAGAAAATGTAGAAAACTATTTTCAAACTCTCAGAACTAATAAATCATTCTCAAACTCAAATAAAGAAACTTTAACTATTGATAAAACTATTAACAGGTCTAAGAATAGGTTTAATAATGAATCAGTCATACTTAATTACCAAAACACAAATCAAGTTGTGATAATGTTTGGCAATGTAACAATTCCTCATTCACATGTTGATGATCTAGCGCTTCGTATTATCAGCTGCCATTTGGGATCAGGCATGTCAAGTTTATTGTTTAAGAAACTAAGGGAAAAGAACGGATTAACATATGATATTGGTGTTTACCATCCTATAAAAGAGTTAGAAGTCCCATTCTTGATACATGCCTCCTCTACTGTAGATAAAAGCATGCTAACTCTTAAACTTATTAATCAATGCTGGGAGGATATCCAGACTAAATGTATCTCTAAAGAAGAATTAAATCTAGCGAAAGCAAAGTTTATAGGAAATTTGGCTCATAATTCTCAAAGTATATCTCAAAGAGCAGAGAGAATGGCTTATCTCCTAGGTATAAATATGAAAGAGGATCATGACATACAAGTAAAAGAGAAAATAAATTCAATAACTGAAAAAGAAATACTTCGTGTAGCCTCTATATACTTTAAGGATCCCCTAATAAGCTTATCAGGTCCTAAAGATACTTTGAATAATATATCTCAACA
- a CDS encoding M16 family metallopeptidase, which yields MEKSIQAPQIIYLGLQNKASCIIANLPEAPLTCIDLWCKGGSSFEKKGEEGIAHFLEHMIFKGSSKLKEGEFDQKIEALGGSSNAATGLDDVHYYVLVPPKAVTTGIELLLNLVLSPKLPKHQFQLEREVVLEEIAQHKDLPEEQVFQSLLRNCWPNHSYGRPILGIEKSLKSITPEDMRSFHNRQYQPSNLSLSIAGFIPGNLEVLLNKSDLTKQRSTANQKEFNLKTLLPPSFKTGREEIKVPRLESARLTMAWPLSAANNQFMIVGADIATSILAEGRRSRLVQHLRENLQIVESVDMEITVLEKASLFLLEITCLEKDLERVEKEIIFLLTNCLRNEPTDKEMKRAKELVKNALCFGLELPSQIAGISASQALWDRHQALLEPLKYLENWNSSNIQKVFFAHLQQKNSFTLIARPGRDKSE from the coding sequence CTGGAGAAATCAATCCAAGCTCCCCAAATTATTTATCTGGGTCTTCAAAACAAAGCAAGCTGCATTATCGCGAATCTTCCCGAGGCACCCTTAACCTGTATCGATCTCTGGTGTAAGGGAGGAAGCTCTTTTGAAAAAAAAGGAGAAGAAGGGATAGCCCATTTTCTTGAGCACATGATTTTCAAAGGCAGCAGCAAGCTAAAAGAAGGTGAATTTGATCAAAAGATAGAAGCTCTTGGAGGAAGCAGTAATGCAGCTACAGGTCTTGATGATGTTCATTATTATGTTCTTGTCCCACCCAAAGCAGTAACAACGGGAATTGAGCTATTACTAAACCTAGTTTTAAGCCCAAAATTGCCAAAGCATCAGTTTCAATTAGAAAGAGAAGTTGTTTTGGAAGAAATTGCACAACATAAAGACCTACCAGAAGAACAAGTTTTTCAATCGCTTCTCAGAAATTGTTGGCCAAATCATTCTTATGGTCGCCCAATCTTAGGTATCGAAAAATCATTGAAATCAATTACTCCCGAAGACATGAGAAGTTTTCATAATAGGCAATATCAACCAAGTAATCTTTCCCTATCAATAGCAGGCTTTATTCCAGGCAACCTAGAAGTTCTACTGAATAAAAGTGATTTAACAAAACAAAGAAGCACAGCAAATCAAAAAGAATTCAATCTAAAAACATTATTGCCACCTTCGTTTAAAACAGGTCGTGAAGAAATAAAAGTACCCAGGCTAGAATCAGCACGTCTAACAATGGCCTGGCCCTTATCAGCTGCAAATAATCAATTTATGATAGTAGGCGCTGATATAGCAACATCAATTCTTGCAGAAGGTCGAAGAAGTCGACTAGTGCAGCATTTACGAGAAAATCTACAGATTGTTGAATCAGTGGATATGGAAATAACAGTTCTTGAAAAAGCTAGCTTATTTTTACTAGAAATTACATGTTTGGAAAAAGATTTAGAAAGAGTAGAAAAAGAAATCATTTTCCTGCTTACAAATTGTCTGAGAAATGAGCCAACTGATAAAGAAATGAAACGAGCTAAAGAACTAGTAAAAAATGCACTTTGTTTTGGATTAGAGCTACCTTCTCAAATTGCAGGCATCTCTGCATCGCAAGCCCTTTGGGATCGACATCAAGCTTTATTAGAACCTTTAAAATATCTAGAGAATTGGAATAGTTCTAATATTCAAAAAGTATTTTTTGCTCATCTCCAACAAAAGAATAGCTTCACTTTAATTGCTAGGCCAGGGAGGGATAAGTCTGAATAA
- a CDS encoding phycocyanobilin:ferredoxin oxidoreductase, which translates to MFAKSFPLNPFLESVADRIRERVKGLTGVESLELAPDLKNIYGKTDGEDFFIFNELHQSRGFRKLHIETAVFEPSLEILHVVFFPDPAFDLPIFGVDLIAVPQGISAAIVDLSPVRDKLPRTIENQLAQIEIPSFEKVRKLPDWGDIFSSHVQFITPIGAEENGFFLDLVDKFLTILIDYSESIEPDLDDSPFTIERIEGQMYYCLQQKQNDKTRNVLAKAFSPNWANQYIEMVLFDMPVHTKNLDN; encoded by the coding sequence ATGTTCGCAAAATCTTTTCCTCTGAATCCTTTTTTAGAGTCAGTTGCAGATCGAATTAGGGAACGGGTTAAGGGCTTGACTGGAGTTGAGTCATTAGAGCTAGCCCCTGATTTAAAGAATATTTATGGAAAAACAGATGGTGAAGATTTCTTCATCTTCAATGAATTACACCAATCCAGAGGTTTTCGAAAATTACATATAGAAACGGCAGTATTTGAACCTTCTTTAGAAATACTCCACGTTGTATTTTTCCCAGATCCAGCTTTTGACTTACCCATATTTGGCGTTGATCTAATAGCCGTACCCCAAGGGATCTCAGCAGCAATAGTTGATTTATCTCCTGTGAGGGACAAGTTGCCTAGAACTATTGAAAATCAATTAGCGCAAATAGAAATACCATCTTTTGAGAAGGTTCGGAAATTACCTGATTGGGGTGACATCTTTTCTTCTCATGTTCAATTTATAACCCCAATAGGTGCAGAAGAAAATGGATTTTTCTTGGACTTAGTTGATAAGTTCTTAACCATTCTTATTGACTATTCAGAATCTATTGAACCTGATTTAGATGACTCACCTTTTACAATTGAAAGAATTGAAGGTCAAATGTATTATTGTCTGCAGCAAAAGCAGAACGACAAAACTCGTAATGTTTTGGCTAAGGCGTTTAGTCCTAATTGGGCTAATCAGTACATTGAAATGGTTCTTTTTGATATGCCAGTTCATACTAAAAATTTAGACAATTGA
- a CDS encoding ABC exporter membrane fusion protein has protein sequence MILITLASLRKAPVSKEISSRTNIVRSIEAVAALGQLSPSGEIRSLAAPTSGFGGTPRIKTILISEGDKVQKGQILAIFDNQPKITADLDLSQARLNKINKKIISQKREVARYKESVSEGATPRMIFDRENDYLTELLGERNEILAEIKGLEVDLLDTQLKSPINGIVLKINSREGERPSSEGVLKVGSSQLMEALIEVYESDINRIRLGQNVSLISENGGFSGTLLGQVKRISPQVRQRRVLTTDPTGDADARVVEVRITLNPNSVLKVERYTGMKVIARFEP, from the coding sequence GTGATATTAATTACCCTTGCCTCATTGCGTAAAGCTCCTGTTTCAAAAGAAATTTCTTCTAGAACTAATATTGTTAGAAGCATAGAAGCAGTAGCAGCTTTAGGTCAATTATCACCTTCTGGTGAAATAAGATCATTGGCTGCTCCAACAAGTGGTTTTGGTGGAACTCCTCGCATAAAAACTATATTAATTAGTGAAGGAGATAAGGTTCAAAAAGGACAAATACTTGCAATATTTGATAACCAGCCTAAGATTACTGCGGATTTAGATTTGAGCCAGGCACGTTTAAATAAAATAAATAAAAAGATAATTTCTCAAAAAAGAGAGGTCGCTAGATATAAAGAATCTGTTTCTGAAGGCGCCACTCCTAGAATGATTTTTGATCGGGAAAATGATTATTTAACTGAGTTATTGGGTGAGAGAAATGAAATTCTTGCAGAAATTAAAGGCCTAGAAGTAGATCTTTTAGATACTCAATTAAAAAGCCCTATAAACGGGATAGTTCTAAAGATTAATTCTAGAGAAGGGGAAAGGCCTAGTTCAGAAGGAGTCCTTAAGGTAGGGTCTAGTCAACTTATGGAAGCTTTGATTGAGGTATATGAATCTGATATAAACAGAATCAGATTAGGTCAAAATGTTTCACTCATTAGTGAAAATGGAGGCTTTAGTGGAACGCTTTTAGGCCAAGTAAAAAGAATCAGTCCTCAGGTAAGACAACGAAGAGTTTTGACCACAGATCCAACTGGAGATGCAGACGCAAGAGTTGTAGAAGTCCGAATTACTTTAAATCCTAATTCTGTTTTAAAAGTTGAAAGATATACAGGTATGAAAGTTATAGCTAGGTTTGAACCATAG
- the devC gene encoding ABC transporter permease DevC, whose product MKISFWHRRGIPLAWLLLTRQPLRLLVAIAGICFAGILMFMQLGFRDGLFDASVTVHKLFDADLVLISPRSMSSISMSAFPRRRLVQTMAHKDVIGTTPVNWNFLLWRNPETLSTRSILALGFEPTDPLLIDPGFPLKAEVLKNSGRVLFDVLSREEFGPVEKWISEGKIVETEVGGKRVRVAGLVSLGPSFGADGNLITSRETFLKLLPTSSVGSIEIGLVRLRTEANSEDVIRSLKASLPNDVKVLSRNEFIDFEKNYWRNSTSIGFIFTLGAAMGFVVGCVIVYQILYSDVSDHLAEYATLMAMGYQLRTLFGVVAREGIFLAVMGYLPAYVSGQALYALVRSSTKLPVAMDPQRAVLVFFLILFMCMASASFAMRRLIDADPAEIF is encoded by the coding sequence GTGAAGATTTCTTTCTGGCATAGAAGGGGTATTCCTTTGGCTTGGCTATTGCTAACAAGGCAACCTCTTCGTTTATTAGTTGCAATAGCAGGAATATGTTTTGCTGGAATACTTATGTTTATGCAATTGGGTTTTAGGGACGGCTTATTTGATGCAAGTGTTACTGTGCATAAGTTATTTGATGCTGATTTAGTTTTAATAAGTCCTCGGTCTATGAGCTCAATAAGTATGAGTGCTTTCCCAAGGCGAAGACTTGTCCAAACAATGGCTCATAAAGATGTAATTGGGACTACACCTGTCAATTGGAATTTCTTACTTTGGCGCAATCCGGAAACACTTTCTACAAGGTCAATACTTGCTTTAGGTTTTGAGCCAACTGATCCTCTTTTAATAGATCCTGGCTTTCCTCTTAAAGCAGAAGTCCTAAAGAATTCAGGCCGAGTTTTGTTTGATGTCCTTTCTAGAGAAGAATTTGGTCCAGTTGAGAAATGGATCTCTGAAGGGAAAATTGTTGAAACTGAAGTAGGAGGTAAGAGAGTTCGTGTAGCAGGACTAGTAAGCCTTGGCCCTTCTTTTGGCGCTGATGGAAATTTGATCACTAGTAGAGAAACTTTCCTTAAATTATTACCAACTTCATCTGTAGGCAGTATAGAGATAGGACTTGTTCGTTTAAGAACAGAAGCAAATTCAGAAGACGTTATTAGATCTTTAAAGGCTAGTTTGCCTAATGATGTAAAGGTTTTAAGTAGGAATGAATTTATAGATTTTGAGAAGAATTATTGGCGGAATAGCACTTCTATAGGATTTATTTTCACCCTAGGAGCAGCTATGGGCTTTGTGGTTGGATGTGTGATTGTTTATCAGATTTTATATAGCGATGTGAGTGATCATCTTGCTGAATATGCAACCTTGATGGCTATGGGCTACCAATTGAGAACTTTATTTGGTGTAGTTGCTAGAGAAGGAATTTTTCTTGCGGTCATGGGATATCTTCCTGCATATGTTTCAGGGCAAGCTTTATATGCTTTGGTAAGGAGTTCAACTAAATTACCTGTGGCTATGGATCCTCAAAGAGCAGTTCTTGTTTTTTTCTTAATCTTATTTATGTGCATGGCTTCTGCTTCCTTTGCAATGAGAAGACTAATTGATGCAGATCCTGCAGAAATTTTTTAA
- a CDS encoding DevA family ABC transporter ATP-binding protein, with amino-acid sequence MNQNDNSYKLNSTVQIKGLNYWYGNGLTRKQVLYSISMKIDPGEVILLTGPSGCGKTTLLTLIGALRKTQQGELFVLGHQLHGSERKTRQIVRKNIGMIFQGHNLLRCLTAEQNVQMGSDLLQRLSYQARRDNSREWLRAVGLADQMNKLPHDLSGGQKQRVAIARALSARPKLLLADEPTSALDSVTGREIVSLLKRLAIEQNCSVLMVTHDPRILDVADRLLNMEDGRLLPIVQ; translated from the coding sequence ATGAACCAAAACGATAATTCATACAAATTAAATTCAACTGTTCAAATTAAAGGTTTAAATTATTGGTATGGAAATGGGTTAACAAGAAAACAGGTCCTTTATTCAATATCAATGAAGATCGATCCCGGCGAGGTCATTTTATTGACCGGCCCTTCGGGATGTGGAAAAACTACATTGCTTACTCTGATAGGAGCTTTGCGCAAAACACAGCAAGGAGAATTATTTGTTCTTGGTCATCAACTTCATGGATCTGAAAGAAAAACTCGTCAAATCGTTAGAAAGAACATTGGAATGATTTTTCAGGGGCATAATCTCCTTAGATGCCTCACTGCTGAACAAAATGTTCAAATGGGCTCAGATTTGTTACAAAGACTTTCTTATCAGGCACGTAGAGATAATTCAAGAGAATGGTTGAGAGCAGTAGGTCTAGCAGATCAAATGAATAAGCTTCCTCATGATCTTTCTGGGGGACAAAAACAAAGAGTTGCTATTGCGAGAGCATTATCTGCACGTCCAAAATTATTATTAGCAGATGAACCAACTTCTGCTCTCGATAGCGTTACTGGTAGAGAAATTGTTTCTTTACTTAAACGACTTGCAATTGAGCAGAATTGTTCAGTACTAATGGTCACACATGATCCACGCATTCTTGATGTGGCAGATCGTCTTTTAAATATGGAAGATGGCAGATTACTGCCTATTGTTCAGTAG
- a CDS encoding glycosyltransferase family 2 protein, with translation MFISVVIPTYNRLPILLKCLKALEVQRVSSQIQGYEIVVVDDGSSDGTYSWLEKNCELFPHVVLIKQNHGGPGLGRNNGVQQSRGDVIIFIDSDLVVTETFIESHITSLRKAWRRRGDKLCFTYGAVINTANFDSPISEPHKLTDLSWAYFATGNVAIEKTILEESGLFDPAFKLYGWEDLELGERLRQMGVELIKCPNAVGYHWHPAFSINQIPSLKQVERERAKMAIIFYRKHPTLRVRFIIQFTLFHRILWESLTLGGLINDVTIRPLLKFLIRINRPGLAMQVLRVPLNLVGVREIFREATLNGLH, from the coding sequence ATGTTCATAAGTGTTGTGATACCAACATATAACCGCTTGCCGATTTTGTTGAAGTGTTTAAAAGCTTTGGAAGTTCAGAGGGTATCTAGTCAGATTCAAGGTTATGAAATAGTAGTTGTTGATGATGGTTCAAGTGATGGCACTTACTCATGGTTAGAAAAGAATTGTGAGCTATTTCCTCATGTCGTATTGATCAAGCAAAACCATGGAGGACCAGGCTTAGGAAGAAATAACGGAGTGCAGCAATCTAGAGGTGATGTGATTATTTTTATTGACAGTGATTTAGTGGTCACAGAAACTTTCATTGAAAGCCATATCACTAGCCTTCGCAAGGCTTGGAGGAGAAGAGGAGACAAGCTTTGTTTTACTTATGGAGCAGTTATAAATACTGCTAATTTTGATAGCCCAATTTCCGAACCTCATAAATTGACAGACCTTTCATGGGCTTATTTTGCTACAGGGAATGTTGCTATTGAAAAAACAATATTGGAGGAATCCGGTCTTTTTGACCCCGCTTTTAAGTTATATGGATGGGAAGATTTAGAACTTGGTGAGCGACTTAGGCAAATGGGTGTAGAGCTAATTAAATGTCCTAATGCAGTTGGGTATCATTGGCATCCAGCTTTTAGTATTAATCAAATTCCATCTTTGAAGCAAGTTGAACGTGAGAGAGCAAAGATGGCAATTATTTTCTATAGAAAACACCCAACTTTGCGAGTGCGTTTTATTATTCAATTTACTTTATTTCATAGAATTCTCTGGGAAAGCTTGACTTTAGGTGGACTTATAAATGATGTAACTATTAGACCGTTGTTGAAATTTCTTATACGTATAAATCGACCAGGATTGGCAATGCAAGTTTTAAGAGTACCTTTAAATCTTGTTGGAGTTAGAGAGATTTTTCGAGAAGCAACACTTAACGGCCTTCATTGA
- the rpsB gene encoding 30S ribosomal protein S2 gives MAVVTLSEMMEAGAHFGHQTRRWNPKMSRYIYCARNGVHIIDLVKTAVCMNNAYKWTRNAAKSGKRFLFVGTKKQASEVVAQEAARCGASYVNQRWLGGMLTNWTTMKARIDRLKDLERMESSGAIAMRPKKEASVLRHELERLQKYLGGLKGMKRLPDVVVLVDQRRETNAVLEARKLDIPLVSMLDTNCDPDLCEVPIPCNDDAVRSVQLVLGRIADAINEGRHGSNDQRARQKYS, from the coding sequence ATGGCTGTTGTAACTCTTTCTGAGATGATGGAAGCTGGTGCTCATTTTGGGCACCAGACTCGTAGATGGAATCCAAAGATGTCTCGCTACATTTATTGTGCGAGAAATGGTGTACACATCATTGATCTAGTTAAAACTGCTGTATGTATGAATAATGCATACAAGTGGACAAGAAATGCTGCGAAAAGTGGAAAAAGATTTTTATTTGTTGGAACAAAGAAGCAGGCTTCAGAAGTTGTAGCTCAAGAAGCTGCAAGATGTGGTGCTTCTTATGTGAATCAACGTTGGCTTGGAGGGATGCTAACTAATTGGACAACAATGAAAGCTCGCATTGATCGACTAAAGGATTTGGAGCGAATGGAATCTAGTGGAGCTATTGCTATGAGGCCTAAGAAAGAGGCTTCTGTTTTGAGGCATGAACTAGAAAGATTGCAAAAATATCTTGGAGGCTTGAAGGGTATGAAGCGTTTGCCTGATGTCGTAGTTTTAGTTGATCAAAGAAGAGAAACTAATGCTGTTTTAGAAGCAAGGAAATTAGATATTCCCTTGGTGTCAATGTTGGACACCAATTGTGATCCCGATCTATGTGAAGTTCCAATCCCATGTAATGACGATGCTGTTAGATCTGTTCAGCTGGTTCTTGGAAGAATTGCAGACGCAATAAATGAAGGGCGTCATGGATCTAATGATCAGCGAGCGCGCCAGAAATATTCATAA
- the tsf gene encoding translation elongation factor Ts: MSSITAKLVKDLRDKTGAGMMDCKKALAETSGDISKAVEWLRQKGIASAEKKSGRVAAEGAIGSYIHTGSRVGVLIELNCETDFVARGELFQGLLRDVSMQVAACPNVEYVAVDDIPKDIVDKEKNIEMGRDDLAGKPEQIKTKIVEGRIGKRLKELALIEQPFIRDSSITVEQLVKQVAGQIGENVKVRRFTRYTLGEGIEVEESDFAAEVASMSS, encoded by the coding sequence ATGTCATCTATTACAGCAAAGCTTGTAAAAGATCTTAGAGATAAGACAGGTGCAGGAATGATGGATTGTAAGAAAGCATTAGCAGAGACAAGTGGTGATATTTCTAAGGCTGTTGAATGGTTACGCCAAAAAGGTATAGCTAGTGCAGAAAAAAAATCAGGAAGAGTTGCAGCTGAAGGCGCTATTGGTAGTTATATTCATACTGGCTCTAGGGTTGGAGTTCTAATTGAACTGAATTGTGAAACAGATTTTGTTGCTCGTGGAGAATTATTTCAGGGTCTTTTAAGAGATGTTTCGATGCAAGTAGCTGCTTGCCCTAATGTTGAATATGTAGCTGTTGATGATATTCCAAAAGATATTGTCGATAAGGAGAAGAATATAGAAATGGGTAGAGATGATTTAGCTGGAAAACCAGAGCAAATCAAAACTAAGATTGTTGAGGGAAGAATAGGAAAAAGGTTAAAAGAACTGGCATTGATAGAACAACCATTTATTCGTGATAGTTCAATTACTGTAGAGCAACTTGTAAAACAGGTTGCAGGTCAAATAGGGGAGAATGTAAAGGTTCGTAGATTTACTCGTTATACCCTTGGAGAGGGAATTGAAGTAGAAGAGTCTGATTTTGCTGCAGAAGTAGCTTCAATGTCTTCCTAG